One genomic window of Scatophagus argus isolate fScaArg1 chromosome 16, fScaArg1.pri, whole genome shotgun sequence includes the following:
- the LOC124072673 gene encoding serine/threonine-protein kinase pim-1-like, whose translation MANNNSERLSDTKKESLKKNLKRKVREGEDGLSKTKRRRLNYNQAEKESGSASSADTGNESSSTQSSRCGTTVEDVSKRTGKRKAAADEEEPCAKRRKGRPTMKDLIDSRRAEFEAKYQQENHLGEGGCGCVFAGYRKADHLPVAIKHIAKDKVLCKERRNGKELSAEVAVMLKLQAGRTGLMEESAPVSLLDWYDLDQELILVLERPMPCMDLLNYIRTNRGHLQEDKAKIILKQLVDAANELEDKRIFHRDIKPENILIETSSDVPRVRVIDFGLSCFFKKTSVYRVFCGTPQHVPPEWYSHYTYRPGPTTVWQMGVVLYELLHRTVRFDTTSFLRHELPIRDELSRDCQDFLQKCLNTSYMLRPTLKELQLHPWLR comes from the exons ATGGCAAATAACAACTCTGAACGCCTGAGCGACACTAAGAAGGAATCGCTCAAGAAGAActtgaagagaaaagtcagagaaggtgaagatggactctcaaagacaaagaggagaagactgaACTACAACCAGGCTGAGAAGGAATCAGGATCGGCCTCGTCTGCGGACACTGGCAATG agagcagcagcacacagtccaGTAGGTGCGGTACAACAGTGGAGGATGTGAGCAAGAGGACTGGAAAGAGGAAGGCTGCCGCTGATGAAGAAGAACCCTGCGCAAAGAGAAGGAAGGGCCGGCCAACCATGAAGGATTTGATAGATTCCCGAAGAG ctgAATTTGAGGCCAAATACCAGCAGGAGAATCATCTCGGCGAAggaggctgtggatgtgtgtttgctggctaCCGCAAAGCAGATCATTTACCT GTTGCCATCAAACACAtagcaaaagacaaagtgttgtgcAAAGAG AGACGAAATGGGAAAGAACTCTCAGCTGAGGTGGCTGTGATGTTAAAACTCCAAGCTGGAAGAACTGGATTAATGGAGGAATCAGCACCCGTGTCACTCCTGGACTGGTATGATCTGGACCAGGAGCTGATCCTGGTGCTGGAAAGACCAATGCCATGTATGGaccttttaaattacatcaggacaaacagaggCCACTTACAGGAGGACAAGGCAAAG ATCATACTTAAACAGTTGGTTGATGCAGCAAATGAACTCGAGGATAAGCGCATCTTTCATCGGGATATCAAACCGGAAAACATCCTGATTGAGACCAGCTCAGATGTGCCGCGTGTTCGTGTCATTGACTTTGGACTGAGCTGTTtcttcaagaaaacatcagtttacCGTGTCTTCTGTG GTACCCCCCAACACGTCCCTCCGGAGTGGTACAGTCATTATACCTACAGGCCCGGCCCCACCACAGTGTGGCAGATGGGAGTGGTCTTATatgagctgctccacagaacAGTCCGATTTGATACCACAAGTTTCCTCAGACATGAGCTGCCAATCAGGGATGAGCTGTCCAGAG attGCCAGGATTTCTTACAGAAGTGTTTAAACACATCCTACATGCTGCGACCTACCCTGAAGGAGCTCCAGCTTCACCCATGGCTCAGATAA